CCAAAAAGAGGGGTAACTTGATCAATAGCCCAAAAATGAACAACAGGGCAATGTTTCCTGGGGCTTTTTGTTTAAATATGCCAATCACAGCGCAATGCTAAGAAGAATAGTCAATTTTAGCAAAGCAAATGTAATTTCTATAATAACAAGGAACGATCATCTGCCGTGCGCTTACCTGTTTACCAAACTTGGGAAGGAACTCATAACCGCGATCCAAGTTCTTTAAGGTTGGGTTACGGCTGATCTGGCCATCTGCAGACAGCATGTAGTCATTTAAGAGCTGCTGGCGCTTTTCTTCCTGGTTAAATACAAAATGGAGCTGACCACCTGTATTCATTATTTGATAGGAGATATTATCACCAGACTCATCATCAAACTGCTCCTTGTGAATAACATTACTCCATTGTAGTTTACCTGTATTATCAAAGGACAAAATAGTCAGATTATCGGCATGGTGGCGGGTATTCTGGTTATTCATGCGGTTCCGCCAGTACCAGCTATTATACATAGGCGAATAGTAGGTATAATAGTCCATACGGCTGACATAAGGTGAGCCATATAAGTAATCCCAACGGTTCCAGCTGCCGAAACGGGAGGTAGTATAATAGGCCTCACTGCCGATGATAAAGCCACCATCTCTTTTGACAATAATATTTCTAATAAAATAGTCGTCAAAAGCAGATTTGGTATTTGACTCTCCGCGAGCTTCTTTGCGTAGCTCCTCTCCCAGTACTACTGTATTAACCATAGAAGGCTGTTTAGTAGCTTTATCCCACACATAAAAATAGAAACCTTCTACATTACCGCGCTTCTGCTTATAATAGAATGAAGTAAGGAAGTAACGCTTGTTAACATTATCAATCTTTATATGCGGCTCATCCAGAAAAATCTTATCCAGCGTCAAGTCCATAAGGCTGAAGGTGTCTGCCTGGGCTTGCTTCCAAATCAATTGAGCGCTGGTAATATTATCACTATTGTTCCGTGTAAACTTTGTAAACACAAAGTCACCATCGTTATCTACACTAAACTCATCTAGGTAATCGTGATCCTCATCCATAGGAATGGTCAAGGAAGATCGTTTTTGTAAAGCCAGTTTATTATCAAATAATAAAGTAGTGACCTGATAGCGTTGCTTATTGCGGGAATTGATCTTAAAGATCATGATCTGGTTCCTATCCTCACTATTTACAGCCGAATAGATCTTGTTGCTATTGGAAAGTCCAATGTGGGTCGTATCCAATTGCATCACTTCACCAACGGCTTTACCCATACCATCTATTCTAGCGGCATTACAATACACAACATTCTTTTTCTGGTATTGGTAAATCATGTAGGCCTGGTCCTGGAAAGAGAAGAAGTCGACATTGATAAGGCGGTCATCGGGCATGAACTTATGCTCCTCTTTCGTCAACTGTTTCATCTCATTATCATAGGCTGAGATAAAGCTTTTGCCGCGAAGTTCTTTATAGACAAGGAAGTTGCCACCTACTTTTCCAATGATTTCAAAGTCCATACGGCGGGTTTCATCATCATCGGGTTGAGAGTACACAATTTTCTGGGCCGATACGGGAAGGGTAGAGAAAACAAATGGCGCAAATAGCAAAGTCAAAAGAAACTTCATGATTGCTGTATGATTTAGCTGCTTAAAATTAATGTAACCTATTGATTAAGACGGTTAAAATTCCACTTAGCTGCATTAACGTCCAAACTAACGGTATAAAGTATCCACACCATAGCGAATTTGCTGTTTTGACCTTATTTTTAACATCGCGTTTACCTTAACAATACGTAAGAGTAAGGCTTTAAATAAGATTTACGGTGAAAGTTTCTTTAAACAGAGTTAGTACAGCCGGGTTATTGATTGCATTGGGGATTATTTATGGCGACATTGGCACTTCTCCTCTCTATGTTTATAATGCGATAATAAATGGCCGTACCATTGATGAGCATTTGATCATTGGTAGCCTTTCTTGTATCATTTGGACCCTAACCCTTCAAACCACAATTAAGTATGTATTACTGGTCCTAAGGGCCGACAACCGGGGGGAAGGAGGCATTTTTGCCTTATATGCATTGGTCCGACGGCATCGAAAATGGCTTGTTCTACCTGCCATGATTGGTGGTGCAGCCTTGTTATCCGATGGTATTATCACCCCTCCTATCTCTATCACCTCTGCAGTAGAAGGTCTGCAAAAGCTGCCTGCTTTTAGTAATATAGATGAAAACATCGTCTACATTGTACTTGTCATACTGGGCCTTTTCTTCTTTATGCAACAGTTCGGAACTGCCTCCATTGGTAAGTTCTTTGGACCCGTGATGCTGGTTTGGTTTACGATGCTTGCCGTTTTAGGAGCAACCCATATGGCCGACGATTGGAGTATCCTTCGCGCATTTAGTCCTCATTATGCCTTTCACTTTATCAAATCGTACCCCAATTCCTTATGGTTGTTAGGTGCCGTTTTCTTATGTACTACCGGCGCGGAAGCTCTCTACAGTGATTTAGGCCACTGTGGCAAGGGAAACATCCGGATCTCCTGGATCTTTGTAAAGATTTGTTTGCTTATACATTACCTGGGCCAAGGCGCTTCTTTGCTAGGGCATCACTACGGACTGACGGTAACCCGTGAAGTAAAAGAAACCATGGGCATTAATGCCTTTTATGATCTTATGCCCCAGTGGTTTATTATTCCGGGAGTAATTATAGCTACCAGTGCGGCTATTATTGCCAGCCAGGCTATGATCACCGGGTCATTTACCCTAATAAGTGAAGCTATGCGGCTGAATCTTTGGCCGAAGTTAAAGATTCGCTACCCCTCTGAGGAGAAAGGCCAACTCTTTATTCCTTCGCTGAACTTAATGATGTTTGTCGGCTGCGTGATCGTAGTACTCTACTTCCGCACATCTGAACGAATGGAGGCCGCGTATGGTTTGGCCATTATTACTACGATGATGATGACCACCATCCTCTTTTCCAACTTCATGGTTTCCCGCCGCATTAAGCCAGCCTATATTTGGCTGTTCCTGGCCGTCTATATCACCATAGAGTCGCTATTTATGTTTGCTTTACTGCAAAAGTTTACCCATGGTGGCTATATCACCGTTATGATTGGCGGCCTTATGTTTATGGTAATGTATGTTTGGTATAAGGCGCGTAAGATCAAAAACCGTTATGTAGAGTTTGTACGACTGGATCACTATATACCTAAAATACAGGAACTCAGTAACGACCGCTCCATAGTCAAGTATGCCACCCACTTAGTATACCTGACCAGTGCCGACAACCCCAAGGAAATTGAACATAAGATCATCTACTCCATTCTTAACAAAAAGCCTAAACGCGCCGATATCTATTGGTTTATACACGTGGATACGCTGGACGATCCGTACACCATGGAGTACAAAGTAGACCATATTATCCCTAACGATATCATACGTGTAGAGTTCCGCTTGGGCTTTAGAGTGGAACCACGCATTAACCTGATGTTCCGTAAAGTAGTAGAAGACCTGGTTAAAAACCGAGAGGTAAATATTACCAGCCGCTACGAAAGCCTTGAACGCAGTAATGTAGTTGGCGACTTCCAGTTTATAGTAATGGAAAAATATCTCAGCCAGGATAACGAACTGCCTATTTTGGAACGCATGATGATGAAGTTCCATTTCTGGCTAAAAGAAATAAGCCTTTCAGAGGAACGAGGCTTTGGACTTGACCCCAGTAATGTGGTTATTGAAAAATTCCCATTGATTGTAGCCCCGGTTTCCAACTTGCGCTTGAAACGAGTAGATTAAACGATTAGCAAACTGTTTTGTAGTTTTCCGTTGAAATAACTACAAAATAGTTTGCCCTCTGTTATCTACTATACCCTTGGCAGCATTGCGCTGATTTCCCTACTGACCTACCTTTTGCAGGAGCGCTTCATCTTTCGTCCGGAAAAGCTCCACCCCAACTTCCAGTTTAAGTATGATGTTCCGTTTAAGGAGATCAATTTTGATACTGACCCTGGTGTACGCATCAATGGACTTCACTTCTTTCGAGAGAAACCCAAAGGCCTAATTCTCTATTTCCACGGCAATACCCGTAGCATTAAAGGCTGGGCCAAGTATGCCCGCGACTTTTATCGCTATGACTATGACGTGGTATTGGTAGACTACCGTGGGTTTGGCAAAAGCACGGGCAAACGTAACGAGCAAGAGATGTTAGAAGATATGCAGTATGTGTACGAGAGCTTAGCCAAGGAATACGGAGAACAGCATCTTATAGTTTATGGCCGCAGCTTAGGTAGTGGCTTTGCTGCCAAGGTAGCTTCAGACAACAAGCCACGCTATCTTATTCTGGATGCACCTTATTATAATTTTCGCCAGGTAGTAGAGCGCTTTCTTCCCTTCATCCCGCTTAATTATGTATTACGCTATCACTTGCGTATTGATAAATGGATAAAGAGAGTAAACTGCCATGTGTATATTCTTCATGGCACAAAGGATTGGCTGATCCCTATCCGCCATAGCGAAGACCTGCAACGTCTGATGCCTCGCCGCATTACACTAATCCGCATTCATGGTGGCGGGCATAACAACCTTCCAAAGTTTCCAGAATACCACAATTTCATCAGGGATATTTTGAAGGAATGAGGAGGGTGAGTAGTGAATGGTGAGTGGTGAGTATTCGTGAGACGTTAAAGGTAAGGCTACGAGCTATGAGCCATGAGCCGAGAGAAATAATACAGGAGAAACGAACTTCGATCTAGATAACACGAGAATGTTATTCTACCGCCCACCTTGCAGAGCGATAAGGACAAACGTATCTTAGCCTTACTTCCAATCCTGGCAAACAACTCCACAACCCTTATAAAAACAGAACATGCTTTAATACGAATGCTGTTTTGTGATGATAAAAATAGGGAGACCCATACATCTTGTTTTATTTACACTCATAACTCTTACAGGTTTTTCATGCAGTGAAAAGAAACAAAGTCTATTACAAGCCGATATTAATGAACTGAACCT
This genomic interval from Flavisolibacter tropicus contains the following:
- a CDS encoding KUP/HAK/KT family potassium transporter produces the protein MKVSLNRVSTAGLLIALGIIYGDIGTSPLYVYNAIINGRTIDEHLIIGSLSCIIWTLTLQTTIKYVLLVLRADNRGEGGIFALYALVRRHRKWLVLPAMIGGAALLSDGIITPPISITSAVEGLQKLPAFSNIDENIVYIVLVILGLFFFMQQFGTASIGKFFGPVMLVWFTMLAVLGATHMADDWSILRAFSPHYAFHFIKSYPNSLWLLGAVFLCTTGAEALYSDLGHCGKGNIRISWIFVKICLLIHYLGQGASLLGHHYGLTVTREVKETMGINAFYDLMPQWFIIPGVIIATSAAIIASQAMITGSFTLISEAMRLNLWPKLKIRYPSEEKGQLFIPSLNLMMFVGCVIVVLYFRTSERMEAAYGLAIITTMMMTTILFSNFMVSRRIKPAYIWLFLAVYITIESLFMFALLQKFTHGGYITVMIGGLMFMVMYVWYKARKIKNRYVEFVRLDHYIPKIQELSNDRSIVKYATHLVYLTSADNPKEIEHKIIYSILNKKPKRADIYWFIHVDTLDDPYTMEYKVDHIIPNDIIRVEFRLGFRVEPRINLMFRKVVEDLVKNREVNITSRYESLERSNVVGDFQFIVMEKYLSQDNELPILERMMMKFHFWLKEISLSEERGFGLDPSNVVIEKFPLIVAPVSNLRLKRVD
- a CDS encoding alpha/beta hydrolase, which encodes MPSVIYYTLGSIALISLLTYLLQERFIFRPEKLHPNFQFKYDVPFKEINFDTDPGVRINGLHFFREKPKGLILYFHGNTRSIKGWAKYARDFYRYDYDVVLVDYRGFGKSTGKRNEQEMLEDMQYVYESLAKEYGEQHLIVYGRSLGSGFAAKVASDNKPRYLILDAPYYNFRQVVERFLPFIPLNYVLRYHLRIDKWIKRVNCHVYILHGTKDWLIPIRHSEDLQRLMPRRITLIRIHGGGHNNLPKFPEYHNFIRDILKE